One Chaetodon auriga isolate fChaAug3 chromosome 14, fChaAug3.hap1, whole genome shotgun sequence genomic window carries:
- the xgb gene encoding x globin — protein sequence MGCAISGLAAKAEFAERSTEDAAAAAYPREDQVQMIKESWKVIRDDIAKVGIIMFVRLFETHPECKDVFFLFRDVEDLERLRSSRELRAHGLRVMSFIEKSVARLEQQERLEALALELGKSHYHYNAPPKYYSYVGAEFICAVQPILKERWTAELEEAWKTMFQYLTSLMKQGYQEESNRQHHLAHKERPDKRNTAL from the exons ATGGGTTGCGCAATATCAGGTCTGGCAGCAAAAGCAGAGTTTGCAGAGAGGAGCACGGAGGATGCTGCGGCTGCTGCGTATCCCAGAGAGGACCAGGTCCAGATGATCAAGGAGTCGTGGAAAGTTATCCGGGACGACATAGCTAAAGTTGGGATTATTATGTTCGTCAG GCTGTTTGAGACCCATCCCGAATGCAAGGACGTCTTCTTCCTGTTCCGAGACGTGGAGGACCTGGAGAGGTTGCGGAGCAGCCGGGAGCTCAGGGCGCACGGCCTTCG GGTGATGTCTTTTATTGAGAAAAGCGTGGCTAgactggagcagcaggagaggctgGAAGCTCTGGCTCTGGAGCTGGGAAAAAGCCATTATCATTACAACGCCCCACCAAAGTACTACAGT TACGTCGGAGCAGAATTCATCTGTGCCGTGCAGCCCATCCTGAAGGAGAGGTGGACGGCCGAGCTGGAGGAGGCATGGAAG ACCATGTTCCAGTACCTGACCAGCCTCATGAAGCAGGGATACCAGGAAGAGAGCAACCGACAGCACCACCTCGCACACAAGGAACGACCGGACAAGAGGAACACGGCGTTATGA